The sequence below is a genomic window from Nitrospirota bacterium.
TTTCATGGGACGAGGAAGTTGTGGCGCATGCTGGACACCCCGCCATTCACAGCGGCTGATCAAGCTTAGTTCGTGAAGCCGCTCGTGTAGCGCGTAACAGAAGGGACAATTGAAGTCGCTATAAAGAAGGTTTAGCTTTTCAGTCACGTTGTGCACTCCTCTCCAAACCCTGCCGAGTCTTCGCTTCTCTGCATCGTAACTCTTTAGGTGTTCAGGCTGAAGGCCGAAGGGTATGGTCACACAAGCAGCCCTACCCCTCAAAGCCTTCGGTCTAGCTACCTGAGTATTTACGACAGATCGATATGGTACCGACGCGGCCGGGCAAAATCCAGCGTGAACCTTCATGCGCTACCAGAGTTCCTTCAACTGGGTCACACATCGAGAGATCCAGAGCTTCAGCACACACTCGCAGGAACTTAAGAAGTTTGGGAGGCAGGCACTGCAAGCAATCGTTCAAGTTTTTCGCGGAGAGCTGGGACGGTCAAGGGTTTCGTGACGACATCGTCCATTCCTGCCTGTCGGCACTTTGCTGCATCTTCCGGCGATGCATGCCCGGTGAGGGCAATAATGGGCAGATGCCTGGTCGTGCTCTGTTCGCGACGTCTGACCTCCTGCGTCGCTTCATAGCCGTTCATTTCCGGCATCTCGCAATCCATGAGGACGGCATCGTAGATCGCATGGGCGATCGACTCCACGGCCTCCCGCCCGTTCCGCGCCACCTCGACCTGACAGCCAAGTTTCTGCAAAAATTTACAGGCCACAACCTGATTGATCTCATTGTCGTCTACGACCAGAATCCGGAGCGCGGTGGTGCGGTCGGTCATCGATGGAGTGGATGCCTTGCCGACATGAGCAGACGTCTCACGCTGAATCGCGGGCAACAGGCTGGTGGTATACGAAAAGGCACTGCCCTCGCCCGGTTTACTCTCCACCATCATCGCTCCACCCATAAGCTCGACCAATTGGCAGCAGATCATCAAACCGAGCCCTGTCCCTCCATATCGCCTGGCCGTCGATGCTTCTGCCTGAGCATAGGCTCCGAATAATCGCGCCTGCTGGTCTGCCGTAATCCCGATGCCTGTGTCCTTGATCGTCCAGTAGAGCACGATGGCGTCGGAATTCTTCTGATTGCATGGCATCAGCCTCACAGAGACAAGCACCCCGCCCTGCTCGGTAAACTTGACCGCATTCCCGACCAGATTGAACAGGACTTGCCGGAGACGAATCGGATCGCCGCGCAATACAGCCGGAATATCCGGCGCCAGTTGAACCCGAACGGCCAACCCTTTCTTCTTTGCCACTTCCGACGTCAACGTGATGACGTCCTCAATGAGAGGGCGGATTTCGACGTCGGCGACTTCCAAAGTCATCTTCCCTGCTTCGATCTTCGAGAAGTCGAGAATGTCGTTGACGAGAACTAAGAGCGACTCTGCCGACCGGTGCATGGTCTCCAGTAACTGCCGCTGCTGATCGGTGAGAGACGTATCTTGAAGGAGTTGGGTACAGCCTAACACGCCGTTCATCGGTGTGCGCAATTCGTGACTCATCGTGGCCAGAAAGATCGCCTTCGCGCGCGCCGACTCTTCTGCTGCTTCTTTCGCCCGGCGCAATGCCACATCTGCCGTGATATCCGTTCCATAAACTCGAACCTGCTTCGAGCTCCCTAAAGGGAAAAAAGACCAGGCGAGCACACGGTCTTCCACGCGGTGTTCTAATCGAACGGTGGGCTCTTGCGAAGCGAGGCAGTGATTCAATACATCCGGCAAGTTCGGGGGAAGTACGGCTTCCACTCGCCCCTGAATGGAGGTCCCGTAATTGAGGAGTTCCACCATCGCAGTATTGGCGTAGAGCATGACGCCGTCTTCGTCAAACTCCACAATAGGATTCGGCGCATCTTCCGCGAGCCTGGCCACCCGTTGAATGTTTCGCTCCGTTTCCCGCTCCAGCGTGAGATCCCGACAGACGACAATGGCCCCGACAGGCTCCGGGCCTCGACCCCTAGGCCAGAATGTCGCGGCAATTTCAATTCCGATCCCATTGGCTCGGTTCCACTGATGGGACGATACCATCGTAACTTCACCAGTCCCTATGGTGTGTTCCAACGGACAACCGCGATAGCCTGCTTCCGCTGAAGCAAGACAGCCCACCACATCGTGAAACCGTGCGCCCACGACATCCTGATGACGACCTACAAGCTGCTGCGCCACGGGGTTGAGAGACAAAATCCGGCCATCCCGACCCGTCACAAACATCGCTTCGCCGGATGATTCGAAAATGAGAGACGTGTCCTCACGAGTGGGCAACCAGTAGAGGCTCCCTTGGGGAACAGGATCAGGGGTCTGGCCCTGTGACCGGCTCATGCTGCCACCTGCCGCAGAATCGTTTCGACATCGAGCCCTTCTCGAACCGCATCCCGCACATCACGAATCGCCCTTCCACCCTCTGGTTCATGGATTAAATCCAAGGGGGTCGGGGGAAGACATCGATTCCCATACTGGTCTCTGCAGATATACAGAAGGGGGAGGTGGGCTTTCCCCGGTGTGATTGCGCCGACGACGGCGAGTTCGCCGGAACTCAATCCGACCAGACTGTAGAGAGGATAGACTCCGATAACACGAATCAAGTAGGACACAATCTGCACAAGCCCCTCATCAGTTCGATAGCGCTGGTAGAGCTGTGTCAACACCTGATGCGAAGACATCGGCGTCAAACCTGTGTGTCCGGTAATCAGTTCATCATACTGATCAATGATCCCAACCACGCGGGTGAATGCATGATCTGTTGTCGACAGCCCTTCCCTCTCTCCGGCCTCCACGGTCAAATTATGATGTCCTTTCACAATGGCAAGAACGGCCTGGCCGAACGATCCGCCTTGTTCAAGTAGCGCGCCTCCTTGAGTCGTATGGCTATCGTACAAAGCCTTTTGAGCCGGGGCCAACGTGCCCGGACGCTTCACAAGGTTCTGGGGTATGCGTGTCAGTCCGATATCGTGCAGCATGCCCCCGATCCCCAGTTGCTCCAACTGCTCACGGTTGTAGCCCAGGGCCTGCCCAAGCATCACGGACAGGGTACAGACGGTCAGCCCATGTTCATGGAGCGTTGGATCAGGCCGTCGCAATACCAACGCCGCATAACAGGCGGCCTGCCGCTCGAGCACGTCACCGATAATTTCATCGATGACCTGATATACGACTTCCTGTTGCAAGAACCCGGTCTTGCGCGCCTGCTCAAACAGGCCATTCAGACGCTGTACCCATTGGGCGCGACGCTGCGTGGCTTTTGCAAGGTTCTCAGCCAGCATGACCGCAGGGGGATGGGAAGATGGTACGGCCACAGAAGCCTGGGGTGTCACGGCTGGGGAGCTTTCGACAAGAACCGGCTCGAACGTCACTGCCCGAGTTGGTTCACGGTCTACAACATCCAGCCCCTGCTTGGTGTCGATCGTCACCTGAGTGATCCCGGCTCGCAGGAGCGCGTCGATTTCAGATTGATCCTTGATCTTGAACTTATGACGAAGAAACGGCGTGTGTAACCATGATCGGTCTACGCCGATCAGGTACATGCCGACCTTGAGCTGTTCGAGAGGAATGGTCCGTTGGGCCACGGGTTAGATCCAATGGGTACGTAGTCCGTTCAGCCCTACTCTACCGGCATGTTTGTGGTAATACTTTAATCGGTATCCCCAGGGTTAGAGCAGCTATGCTTCAGTCGTGCTCGTTGTGGTCGATTCTCACCGTCCCGTCACCAAATCCACAAAGAAAGTCGGGTATCAATTTCCCGGTCAATGGTGCATAGCAATCTGCCCAATCAGTATGATATGTCGAGCCCATGGCTGGCCGACCGGTTCTGCTGCTCACCCCTCCGCTCACTCAGCTGAATACCCCCTATCCATCCACCGCTTTTCTCACGGGGTTCCTCCGTTCACAGGGAATCGCCTGTCGCCAGGCCGATCTTGGGATCGAAATGGTGCTGCGCCTATTTAGCCGGGCGGGGCTTCAGCAGGTGTTTGATTTGGTTCGTGAGCAGGGAGAGAAATTGCCTGAGGAGGCAACGCAGATGCTCGCCATGGAGCAAGCTTATCTGGACAAGATTGCTCCCGTGATGGAATTTCTGCAGGGACGCAATCCTGCCTTGGCCGTACACCTGGCTCGAGTCGGTGTCTTACCACAGGGGCCCAGATCACGCGGAAGATCGGCATTCGCTCGCAGGGTGCCCATGGAAGACCGGGCGAAACAATATGCGACCTGGTTTCTCGAAGACCTGGCGGATCTGGTGCAGGCGACGATTTCGCCGCATTTTGCGCTCAGCCGATATGCAGAACATATCGCACGTTCAGCATCCTCTTTCACTGCCATGGAAACGGCCTTGGCGGAGCCACCAAGCCTGACCGATCAATTCATGCTGGATGCTCTGTGGGCTCACATCGATCGTCTAGACCCATCGCTCGTGGGGCTATCCGTTCCATTTCCCGGCAATCTCTATGGAGGTTTTCGAATTGCCCAGGCCATCAAGCAACGCCAGCCCAATATTCTTGTCGTCCTCGGGGGAGGCTATGCCAATACCGAACTGCGCCGCGTCAGCGATCCCCGCGTGTTCGACTATGTGGATTTCATCACCTTGGATGACGGCGAACGTCCGTTGCTCTCGCTCGTGGAACACCTGGCTGGAACCAGGCCGCGCACGGCCCTTTGCCGCACCTTCTATCGAGACGCGGGTCGTGTCATCTACACACACGACCCCTCCGCGAGAGATTTCACCATGGGCGATGTCGGCTGCCCGACATACGATGGGCTCAAGCTCGATCGCTATCTGACGATTCTTGACAGTACCAACCAGATGCATCGCCTCTGGTCGGAGGGCCATTGGAATAAACTCACGGTTGCCCACGGCTGTTATTGGAAACAATGCACATTTTGCGACGTCGGGCTCAACTACATCAGTCGCTATGAGATGACGCCGACAGATCGGCTCATCCAACAGATTGAGAAGTTGGTCGCGGAAACCGGGAGCCGGGGATTTCACTTTGTCGACGAAGCAGCGCCACCCGCGGCTTTGAAGGCACTCGCCTTGGCGCTCCTTGAAAGAGGCCTCACGATTTCATGGTGGGGCAATATCAGATTTGAAGAAGCCTTTACCCCAGACCTCTGCCGTCTCCTGGCCGCCTCAGGCTGCATCGCTGTGACGGCGGGACTCGAAGCCGCGTCGGACCGCATTCTCTCGAAGATCAAGAAGGGCATTACTGTCGACCAGACGGCACTGGTCGCTGCAGCCTTTAAGGAGGCCGGGATACTGATACATGCCTATCTGATGTATGGCTGTCCGTCCGAAACGATTCAAGAGACTGTCGATTCGCTGGAGCGAGTTCGCCAGTTAGTTGCGGCTGGCCTGATACAATCTGCCTTTTGGCATCGGTTTACCACGACGGCCCACAGCCCCATTGGCCTCAATCCCACCGCAAACGGTATCCGCATTGTAGGCCCGGAGTTTCATGGTTTCGCCGAGAATGATTTGATACATCAGGACCGTCTGGCCAAAACCCCGGAGTGGCTCGGCGAAGGCCTACGTCGATCCATGCTGAACTATCTCGAAGACCGCGGGCTTAGACTGGATGTGCGGGAGTGGTTCGATCATTCCGTCCCCAAGCCACGAGTAGCAGCAACATGGGTACGCCGACTGCTAAACAACCGACAGATGGAGGACAATCCTCAAGCTGAACGGCGCTTGGTCTGGCTCGGTGGACAACCAGTTTGTGAAACTGTGGGAAATAGGACGCGACTCATTTTCACGGGACGAACCAGCAATCACGTCCTGACACTTGCCAAGCAACAAGCTCAGTGGCTTGACGATCTGATTCGCCAATCGACACCGCAACACAACCTATCGAATCCCTACCCCCTACTCCAAAAAACGAAAACCACGTTTCCAGGAACCGCTCGCGAATTTGAACACTTTCTCGGCTCTACCTCCTGGGGAAAAGTTCGCTCAGCTGGCCTGTTACTCGTATAGCAAACTGCGGGAAAATATTTCGACACACTGACCTTCAATCGTAAATTATCATTCCCTGCCCGAGCCCTTCGAACTTGACTCTTCTATTGCGTGATGAGACGTTATCGCCCAGAAGAAAGGGAACGTACCTATGCTTCTGATCCAGACCGCTGCACTCTTTGTTCTCACGGCCCTTGCCGAAATCGTCGGCTGCTTTCTACCGTACCTCTGGCTTCGCAAGGACGGATCAATCTGGCTATTGGTTCCGGCAGCGCTCAGCCTCGCTGCCTTTGTCTGGCTCCTCACGCTCCACCCGGCCGCCAGCGGACGGGTCTACGCTGCCTATGGCGGCGTCTATGTGGCCACGGCCCTCGTCTGGCTGAAGGTCGTGGATGGCGAGAAACTCTCCGTCTTCGACTGGACTGGAGCCGGAATTGCCATTCTTGGTATGGCGGTCATCGTTTTCGGCTGGACTGCAAAGGAGTAATACCACAGGCTCAATCCCCTCCCACTATCAAGGCATTACTCCTCCTCTCGTCCATCGTCTTGCCCTTGTCAACGCGGGCACTTCCTAAGCCTGCACGTTTGGGATAAAAGACAAACAACGAGCAGGAGACTCAAACTGGTTTGTTTTATTTCTCCGGTTCATCTGGTCTGTCTGGTTTAACCAAACAAACCACACCAAATAACGGTCTTCTCCTGCTGGCGCGCTACTTCAACATCCTGGATCACATACAAAGGGCGGGAGCAGCTCACGGCCGCCCCCGCCCCTAATACCGGATACCGGTCAAACCTCTCGTTACTTGTTCGGCTGTGGAGTATAGCGCAGGTAGGGCTTCACGACTGTGAAGCCTTTGGGAAACAGCGTCTTTGCTTCAGCATCGTTTACAGCCGGGGTGATGATGCAGTCTTCTCCATCCTTCCAGTTGGCCGGCGTCGCCACCTTGAACTTCGAGGTCAACTGAAGAGAGTCGACTACCCTCAATAATTCATCAAAGTTTCGACCACATGAAGCAGGATAGGTCAACGTTAACTTGACCTTCTTGTCCGGCCCGACAATGAAAACTGATCGAACCGTCATGTTATCGATCGCGTTCGGATGGATCATGTCGTAGAGGGTCGCAACCTTCTTGTCAGGATCGGCGATGATCGGGTAATTCATCGTCGTCTTTTGCGTCTCATTGATATCGTTGATCCAGCCCTTGTGCGAATCCAGAGGGTCGACACTGACGGCAATCACTTTGACTCCGCGCTTCTTGAACTCCGGAGTAATCTTCGCGACTGTCCCTAGTTCCGTGGTACAAACCGGGGTATAGTCCTTCGGGTGCGAGAAAAGAATTCCCCAACCGCCACCCAGCCACTCGTGGAAGTTGATCGTTCCTTCTGTCGTCTCTGCTGTGAAATTCGGTGCTTCGTCTCCCAATCGTACTGCCATGGTACCCTCCGTTCTGGATAAGTCAGTAATAATGAAGATCTACGGCCCTAGCTGAGCTACGATACTGCGCTTGGCCTGGAGACTTCAAGAGGGACAAGTTCTCGAAAGTTTTGCAATACTAGAATCTTTTTCCTTACCCCAATGACCTTATGAATTTCGAGCTTCGTGAAAGGTGCACGACGGAGTCGGATACCAAGAAGCCGTATAGTCTGGTTCAACCAGACAAACAAACAAACAAAACAGACCCGATCTACCAGATCGATTCACCTAGAGGGCAAGGATGGCAGGACGGCACGATGAAATAACCAGCATATGGAGAAGAAGACCTATGGTGCGCCCGGCTGGAATCGAACCAGCGACCCTCAGCTTAGAAGGCTGATGCTCTATCCGACTGAGCTACGGGCGCCTTCACTTTTTCAATTACTTATGTGCGCTTATTAGCAGAATAAGTAGCAATGTTCTCGGCTAGTGTTCCCCTAGTGTTCTCTTGGAGGTATTTGTGAACCTTTTGAGCCGCTTGCGTCAAGTCCCGCTCCTCAATCGCATTGTATCGCTTCCACATCTTCTCTGACTTATGGCCAACGATCTTCATAGCGGTTGCTGTGTCCACCCCTGCCCTTCGTAGATTTGTGGAGGCACAGTGGCGGAGGTCGTGGAATCGAAAGTCTGAGATGCCGGCATCCTTCAGAGCAGTTTTAAAAGATCGGCTCACACGCTGGAGAGGTTTCCCCTCATAAGTGAAGACATGTCGGGAGACAGCTTCGGTTGTCGCCGTCGTAAGGGTCCGAACCTTGGCAAGGCGTTGAAGTGTCATTTTAACGTCCGGAGTCATTGGCACCTGTCGTGCCGTCTTGGTCTTCGTATCGAGAGACCGCAACGTGATGAAACCTCGCTTTATATCGACCCGATCCCATGTCAGGCCAACAATTTCACTGAACCGCTGCCCTAACTGATAGGCAGTGAGAAGGACAGGACGCAAATGCGGCTTAGCTGCCTGATACAACTTGCTCCATTCTTCATCGCTCAATACCCTATCGCGTTCGTTCTCCGGATTGGGCATCGGAACTTTTGATGCAGGATTGCTCTGAAGCAGTCCCCTCCGGATCGCCACATTCAGACAATGCTTCAGGGCAATGTGATCGTGATTGACCGTCTGCACGCTCGCTGGATTGCCGTTCTTCTTCCTCCGCTGTCCCCTGAAGGCCTCTACGTCCTGCGGTCTGATCTCTGACAGTATCTTCCCGCCAAAAAAAGGGACCAAATGCCCCTCCACACTGTGTGATCGCCCAACGAAGGAGCGAAGCGACTTCACTTCCTCTAGCCCTAGGAGCCTGTCCGAGTAATGGTCGGCAATGAGTGCCGAGCGGTATGTTCTCGGCGAGGTACGACAGCGAGACGTGATAATTCAGCTAGCCGCCGCCGTGTCGGCCAGGTGTGAGGGCGTCATCCTCTCGCTTTGGCCAGTTTCAGCCTGTTGTGCACGCTACAGAGCAACCTCCACTCACCAGCGACCTGCGACAGGCCCCGCAACAAGAACTGCCTGAACCCACGCGCCTGCTTGATCTGGCCAAACACGGGTTCGACCACCTGCTTGCGTAGACGATAGCGACTGCGATACCCAGCGCGTTTCAGGCGGATCGTCATCGCGTGGACTCGCGGCATCGGGACGGTCTTGCGCCTACCGACGGCCGAAGCCGCCCCGTGTTTCTGCCGCCCCGTGGCGACATAGCCTCGCACGTGGTGGCGATTCAACGCCGTGAGATTGTGTTCGAAACAATACCCCGCATCTGCCGAGAGCTCCCACGCCTGTCGGCCCGTGTTCGCTTTGATGGACGCCAGCATCGGCGCGAGTTGGTGCGCGTCGCGGGCCTGGTGCGTCAACCCCTGCGCGACGATCACCTGGTGCGCGGCATCGACGGCCGCTTGGGCGTTATCGCTTTGGATGAATCCGTCCTGCGTCTTCATGATGCGACTGTCCGGATCGGTGAAATTGCGCTGCGCGCGGTCGTGGGGCGTGCCGGAAGGATTCTTCGCCGGACGGCCTCGTCGAGGGCGATCCGCAGGAAGATCGGCCGTCCGCGTCTTGCCCAAGGCATTGGCCTGTGCCTCGGCTTCCAAGGCCGCTTTTGCGGCGCGGATCTTCTCCACCCGGTGCTGCTTGTTCGTCACCCACTCCGGCCGCGCGTCCCCCCGCCGGTCGACGCCCTACGCCGCGTCCTCGTGCGCGTCGCTGGTCGCGGCCTGTGCCAACCACTGGGCAACCTCGGCGGCCAGCGCCGGTTCGGCGGTCTGCCTCCGGCTGTAGCTCATGGCCGTATGCTTGGAGGCGTTGGCGCGGATCTTCGTCCCATCTAATGCGACGGGGCCCACGCGCACCAATCCCGCCTGTTGGCACAGCTGGAGCACCTGCGTGAACCGTCCACTCAGCGCCGGCCGGTGCCGTTTTCGAAAGTCGCTGATCGTGCGAAAATCTGGACTCTGCCGCGCCGTCACGGCCATGAAGTCCACCCGCTCCTCACAGGCCTTCGCGATCCGTCGTGACGCGTAGACCCCTTGGCTGTACGCATACAGCAGGAGGGCGGTCATCATCGTGGGATCATACGGCGGGAACCCACGTTCTTCGGTGTAGGGCGTCAGGATTGCCGACACATCCAGCGACTCGCGAACGAGGTCCCGCACGAAGTGAGCAAGATGCCCGGCGGGCACCAGCTCCTGCACGGATGGAGGAAGCCGTACCGGCTGATCGACGTCCCAGGATGTGAATGTTTTAGCCATACGGCAGAGGAACCACCACGCGCGCTGGCTGTCCAGTCCAAAATGGCGCATTACTCGGACAGGCTCCTAGATCCACAAAACCTTTTTACATAGAGCCGTTGGACTACAAATGATCAGTGAAACTCTTACAGCGAGAAGGATTTGAGTGTCGAAGGTATGTAACATGGGCGAGCAGGGATCTATCAGGCTGGCAAGAACGCACGATGGAAGACTTGGTGCTAAAAGATCGCTTTCAATACCACCCCAACCAGGATTGCATACGAGTGACGGAGATGACTGGTTCCATTGGAGGCCACTACTCACAAGTGGGTGCTTTCCCTTGGGGAAAAGCGTATTCTTCGCCCCATGCCTAGTCCCGAAGATCAAGCCCGTGAGCACATCGACCAGGCGCTGGAAAAGTGCGGCTGGAAAGTTCAGGACTTCAAAAGCGCCAATCTCGGAGCAGGCAGGGGCGTGGTGCTGAGAAATTTTCCCCTCGTGAGTGGGCACGGCTTTGCGGATTATCTCCTCTATGTGGACGGCAAGGCAGCCGGCATCATCGAAGCCAAGAAAAAAGGCGTGACTCT
It includes:
- a CDS encoding site-specific integrase gives rise to the protein MVPFFGGKILSEIRPQDVEAFRGQRRKKNGNPASVQTVNHDHIALKHCLNVAIRRGLLQSNPASKVPMPNPENERDRVLSDEEWSKLYQAAKPHLRPVLLTAYQLGQRFSEIVGLTWDRVDIKRGFITLRSLDTKTKTARQVPMTPDVKMTLQRLAKVRTLTTATTEAVSRHVFTYEGKPLQRVSRSFKTALKDAGISDFRFHDLRHCASTNLRRAGVDTATAMKIVGHKSEKMWKRYNAIEERDLTQAAQKVHKYLQENTRGTLAENIATYSANKRT
- a CDS encoding YnfA family protein produces the protein MIQTAALFVLTALAEIVGCFLPYLWLRKDGSIWLLVPAALSLAAFVWLLTLHPAASGRVYAAYGGVYVATALVWLKVVDGEKLSVFDWTGAGIAILGMAVIVFGWTAKE
- a CDS encoding radical SAM protein; this encodes MAGRPVLLLTPPLTQLNTPYPSTAFLTGFLRSQGIACRQADLGIEMVLRLFSRAGLQQVFDLVREQGEKLPEEATQMLAMEQAYLDKIAPVMEFLQGRNPALAVHLARVGVLPQGPRSRGRSAFARRVPMEDRAKQYATWFLEDLADLVQATISPHFALSRYAEHIARSASSFTAMETALAEPPSLTDQFMLDALWAHIDRLDPSLVGLSVPFPGNLYGGFRIAQAIKQRQPNILVVLGGGYANTELRRVSDPRVFDYVDFITLDDGERPLLSLVEHLAGTRPRTALCRTFYRDAGRVIYTHDPSARDFTMGDVGCPTYDGLKLDRYLTILDSTNQMHRLWSEGHWNKLTVAHGCYWKQCTFCDVGLNYISRYEMTPTDRLIQQIEKLVAETGSRGFHFVDEAAPPAALKALALALLERGLTISWWGNIRFEEAFTPDLCRLLAASGCIAVTAGLEAASDRILSKIKKGITVDQTALVAAAFKEAGILIHAYLMYGCPSETIQETVDSLERVRQLVAAGLIQSAFWHRFTTTAHSPIGLNPTANGIRIVGPEFHGFAENDLIHQDRLAKTPEWLGEGLRRSMLNYLEDRGLRLDVREWFDHSVPKPRVAATWVRRLLNNRQMEDNPQAERRLVWLGGQPVCETVGNRTRLIFTGRTSNHVLTLAKQQAQWLDDLIRQSTPQHNLSNPYPLLQKTKTTFPGTAREFEHFLGSTSWGKVRSAGLLLV
- a CDS encoding DUF3391 domain-containing protein, yielding MAQRTIPLEQLKVGMYLIGVDRSWLHTPFLRHKFKIKDQSEIDALLRAGITQVTIDTKQGLDVVDREPTRAVTFEPVLVESSPAVTPQASVAVPSSHPPAVMLAENLAKATQRRAQWVQRLNGLFEQARKTGFLQQEVVYQVIDEIIGDVLERQAACYAALVLRRPDPTLHEHGLTVCTLSVMLGQALGYNREQLEQLGIGGMLHDIGLTRIPQNLVKRPGTLAPAQKALYDSHTTQGGALLEQGGSFGQAVLAIVKGHHNLTVEAGEREGLSTTDHAFTRVVGIIDQYDELITGHTGLTPMSSHQVLTQLYQRYRTDEGLVQIVSYLIRVIGVYPLYSLVGLSSGELAVVGAITPGKAHLPLLYICRDQYGNRCLPPTPLDLIHEPEGGRAIRDVRDAVREGLDVETILRQVAA
- a CDS encoding response regulator, which encodes MSRSQGQTPDPVPQGSLYWLPTREDTSLIFESSGEAMFVTGRDGRILSLNPVAQQLVGRHQDVVGARFHDVVGCLASAEAGYRGCPLEHTIGTGEVTMVSSHQWNRANGIGIEIAATFWPRGRGPEPVGAIVVCRDLTLERETERNIQRVARLAEDAPNPIVEFDEDGVMLYANTAMVELLNYGTSIQGRVEAVLPPNLPDVLNHCLASQEPTVRLEHRVEDRVLAWSFFPLGSSKQVRVYGTDITADVALRRAKEAAEESARAKAIFLATMSHELRTPMNGVLGCTQLLQDTSLTDQQRQLLETMHRSAESLLVLVNDILDFSKIEAGKMTLEVADVEIRPLIEDVITLTSEVAKKKGLAVRVQLAPDIPAVLRGDPIRLRQVLFNLVGNAVKFTEQGGVLVSVRLMPCNQKNSDAIVLYWTIKDTGIGITADQQARLFGAYAQAEASTARRYGGTGLGLMICCQLVELMGGAMMVESKPGEGSAFSYTTSLLPAIQRETSAHVGKASTPSMTDRTTALRILVVDDNEINQVVACKFLQKLGCQVEVARNGREAVESIAHAIYDAVLMDCEMPEMNGYEATQEVRRREQSTTRHLPIIALTGHASPEDAAKCRQAGMDDVVTKPLTVPALREKLERLLAVPASQTS
- a CDS encoding peroxiredoxin, whose translation is MAVRLGDEAPNFTAETTEGTINFHEWLGGGWGILFSHPKDYTPVCTTELGTVAKITPEFKKRGVKVIAVSVDPLDSHKGWINDINETQKTTMNYPIIADPDKKVATLYDMIHPNAIDNMTVRSVFIVGPDKKVKLTLTYPASCGRNFDELLRVVDSLQLTSKFKVATPANWKDGEDCIITPAVNDAEAKTLFPKGFTVVKPYLRYTPQPNK